Proteins encoded in a region of the Phacochoerus africanus isolate WHEZ1 chromosome 8, ROS_Pafr_v1, whole genome shotgun sequence genome:
- the TMEM82 gene encoding transmembrane protein 82 yields the protein MLSPLSLPSWLPSLPSLEWGSGLLDALLQGLIGACGVSVLSNLLKVYFFVGCANDPKRQLEKERLRAQWALLETVHLAGLALILTVVGARVAALVVLEFSLRAVSMLLSLDKGSRGPEKLQLYLLCQYSLGCGLTCGLSFLQEGAPHRTLNLLLGLGLASLLSAGARRLRRHVCQLYELHSSQHYCGVCLGLLASARSLPRLLGRALAVTFMVGNLAAVALINRDFLTTSEAMRFWTPLTICYTLLVIYMQEEQRQHPGLQGQVQTVLVRLGGLFVLLLTVGRWLDLLGILISLLGELWCLVGVRTLLDLCQIQDFPPQRPSVSAPSRPSAPAQPQGTAPS from the exons ATGTTGTCCCCGCTGTCCCTCCCTTCctggctccccagcctcccctccctcgAGTGGGGCTCCGGCCTCCTCGACGCCCTCCTGCAAG GCCTCATCGGGGCCTGCGGAGTCTCGGTCCTAAGCAACCTCCTGAAGGTCTACTTCTTCGTGGGCTGTGCCAA TGACCCGAAGCGGCAGCTGGAAAAGGAGCGGCTGCGGGCCCAGTGGGCCTTGCTGGAGACCGTGCACCTGGCAGGGCTGGCCCTGATCCTGACCGTCGTGGGGGCCCGGGTGGCCGCCCTTGTGGTGCTCGAGTTCTCCCTCCGGGCTGTCTCCATGCTGCTTTCCCTGGACAAG ggctccCGGGGCCCCGAGAAGCTGCAGCTGTACCTACTGTGCCAGTACTCGCTGGGCTGCGGGCTGACCTGCGGCCTGAGCTTCCTGCAGGAGGGCGCCCCGCATCGCACCCTGAACCTGCTGCTGGGCCTTGGGCTGGCCTCGCTGCTCAGCGCAGGCGCCCGGCGTCTCCGTCGCCACGTCTGCCAGCTCTACGAGCTACACAGCAGCCAGCACTACTGTGGGGTCTGCCTGGGCCTGCTGGCCAGTGCTCGCAGCCTCCCCCGGCTGCTGGGCCGCGCCCTGGCTGTGACATTTATGGTGGGCAACCTGGCGGCCGTGGCCCTCATCAACCGGGACTTCCTGACCACCTCGGAGGCCATGCGCTTCTGGACGCCGCTCACCATCTGCTACACCTTGTTGGTCATCTACATGCAGG AGGAGCAGCGGCAGCACCCCGGCCTGCAGGGCCAGGTCCAGACGGTGCTGGTACGCCTGGGTGGCCTCTTCGTGCTGCTGCTGACCGTGGGCCGCTGGCTGGACCTCCTGGGCATCCTCATCTCCCTGCTGGGTGAGCTCTGGTGCCTGGTGGGCGTCCGCACCCTGCTTGATCTTTGCCAGATACAG GACTTTCCGCCCCAGAGGCCTTCGGTATCAGCTCCAAGCCGGCCCTCGGCACCTGCCCAGCCCCAGGGGACGGCCCCCTCCTAA
- the SLC25A34 gene encoding solute carrier family 25 member 34 gives METVPPAVDLVLGASACCLACVFTNPLEVVKTRLQLQGELQARGTYPRHYRGFVASVAAVARADGLFGLQKGLAAGLLYQGLMNGVRFYCYSLVCQAGLNQQPGGTVVAGAVAGALGAFVGSPAYLVKTQLQAQTVATMAVGHQHHHQSVLGALETIWRQQGLAGLWRGVGGAVPRVMVGSAAQLATFASAKAWVQEQQWLPEDSWLVALAGGMISSVAVVAVMTPFDVVSTRLYNQPVDGAGRGQLYGGLTDCLVKIWRQEGPLALYKGLGPAYLRLGPHTILSMLFWDELRKLARRRQHQGA, from the exons ATGGAGACGGTACCCCCTGCTGTGGACCTGGTGCTGGGCGCCTCGGCCTGCTGCCTGGCCTGTGTCTTCACCAACCCCCTGGAGGTGGTGAAGAcacggctgcagctgcagggggaGCTGCAGGCCCGGGGCACCTACCCTCGGCACTACCGGGGCTTTGTCGCTTCGGTAGCCGCTGTGGCCCGTGCAGATGGGCTGTTTGGCCTGCAGAAGGGGCTGGCCGCCGGCCTCCTCTACCAGGGCCTCATGAACGGCGTCCGCTTCTACTGCTACAGCCTGGTGTGCCAGGCTGGCCTCAACCAGCAGCCGGGCGGCACTGTGGTCGCAGGTGCTGTGGCAGGCGCCCTGGGAGCCTTCGTGGGGAGCCCTGCGTACCTG GTCAAAACGCAGCTGCAGGCCCAGACGGTGGCCACGATGGCCGTGGGGCACCAGCACCATCACCAG AGCGTCCTGGGTGCCTTGGAGACCATCTGGCGACAGCAGGGCCTGGCAGGGCTGTGGCGGGGCGTGGGTGGAGCCGTGCCCCGCGTCATGGTCGGCTCGGCCGCTCAGCTGGCCACCTTTGCCTCCGCCAAGGCCTGGGTGCAGGAGCAACAG TGGCTTCCGGAGGACAGCTGGCTGGTGGCCTTGGCCGGAGGCATGATCAGCAGCGTAGCTGTGGTTGCAGTCATGACCCCCTTCGACGTGGTCAGCACGCGGCTCTACAATCAGCCAGTGGACGGAGCGGGCAGG GGCCAGCTGTATGGCGGCCTCACGGACTGCCTGGTGAAGATCTGGCGGCAGGAGGGCCCCCTGGCGCTCTACAAGGGCCTGGGCCCGGCCTACCTGCGCCTGGGCCCCCATACCATCCTCAGCATGCTGTTCTGGGATGAGCTCCGGAAACTGGCCAGGCGGCGCCAGCACCAGGGCGCCTAG